A segment of the Myotis daubentonii chromosome 6, mMyoDau2.1, whole genome shotgun sequence genome:
ATAGTCACCTCACCTTTCCTCAGTAGAATTTTCAGTCATAAATTAGAAGAGGCATTTTTTCTTTTGCCCTTTTCTATGACCTTTTGCTTCTTgaactttctttctccttttaaaatatgggTGTGTCATAGGTAGGTTGCTAATCTCAGTCATTCTTTCCTTCTTACAGCCAGAAAGAAATTCCCCCAGTATGGTAGCGTGGATATGAGGAAACTGTGCAAAAAGGGTAATGGTCGGTGTAAAGTTGAGTGCCATGAAACTGAAATTAGGATTGCTTACTGCATAAGACCTGGAACTCATTGCTGCTTACAGAGGTAAAGAGGACAGAAGAAAAGAGTCACATGGTCCAAGAAGAGAGGAGCAGAATTACTAAGCCTTCCCAGCACATCCTTCCAGGCCTGTGTATCTCTGTAATACACaaagaatcaaataaaatttaacattgaACCATTCAGAAGTGGTTCTATGCCACATACATATCTGGTGCCTTTACATTGCATTTTCTCTTGATCTCTTGGTACCAGAGTAAGCAGAATTTATATTATGGAAGTTCCTCACCACTATTCAAAGTTCTATGTGCCTGATGTGAGTTGATGTAAGTAATGTTTTGAGAAACCCTAAGTCAAAGAAATGGGAAGAGTGTATTTCTGAGATACAAGCTAGCAGTAGATTTGGGCTGCTATTTTATAGTTAAACACTGCTCAATGGGTAGTACCAGGAAAAAAGGTAAATCCACTGGGATTGAAAAAGTAGACACTGAGAGTGACGATCTTTTGCATGAGAGACACAGAGTTTAAGTGGAAAGTGATGAGAGAACAGAAGAGCAGAAGAAAATCACAATGAACTCCAATTTCTATTCTTATTATttctttgagagaaaaaaatatgtatcaggAAATAGAAGAGGGagtaaaaaaggaggaggagaagaatgtGATAAAGGCAAAGAGGctatatgtaattaaatattctGACAAAGAAAGTCAGAAACTGTGACTAATAGGTGAATTCATCTCCTCAGTCCTGGGAAATGACCCTGACTGAGGATATAGACAGTGAAAGACAGGTGTAATCTTCACTCTCAGCTCTACTCTATCTGAGTTCCTCTGATTCCTATTTCCTGGGAATTCTACAGTATTTCCCCCCACAAATACACTCTTAACCATACCTCTGTATCACATAGTTTCTATTCAAAAATGCaaaatttgcttctttttttgaGTTTAGGAATGCAACTTAGTAATTTCTattaattcagatttttttaaatcatcgaTATCCCAATATAGCAATAGAAACAGAAActtttctccctgcccccctccccctaaaaaaataaaattgaatacttTTTTGGAAACATATGGATCAGACTTGGACTCAGATAAGAAGTCAATGAATGTCCAGGCCCAAACTACTCTCTTGATATATTTATTATGACAACTCATTCCATTTTCTAACTGCAAAATATGAGATCTAAGGATCTATGTTCATACTAACCATTATCTATTGCAGTGATATGCACaaggaaagaatatttttctaatgTGATAATGTTTCTAGATATATTTCTATCACAAGAAACTGtttaatttttagagttttattttaataaacatatgaGTTCCCATTATGAAACAGTTACTTGCTAAGCATACATTGGATATTTACAGGCATTATCTTTCACATATTTGAATAACTTAAAATAGACTTTGACTGCTTAATGTGTTGCGTTGTAGTATAAGTGTCTTCAAGAGTAATTTTACATTATTCATTTaaacagggtttctcaaccttggaaCTATTGATATTTTGGTCCAGACAGTCCTTTGCTGTGGGTTGTGCACTGTGTCTTTAGCTGAAGGATGTTTCTCTGCATCCCTAGCCTTTACCCATCAGATGCCAATAACACTCCTTCCActgattgtaaaaataaaaaatgtctacCTACATTGCCAAATATCCTATTTGAGAGGCCTGGGTTGGAACCCCTGGTTATAATTAAGCATTCATTTGCCAAAAAATCAACAATGTTTTCAGGTAGTCAATACATTTTCTGTGCCTTGtgaaaaaatttctatttgaaaTTTTCGTATGTCATTTTATATGGACCACAGATGATATATTGGTGAATCCAGAAGCATATTAGCCTAACCTTTGGACAGTACATTTATCAGCCATGTTGAGAAGATTAGTAAAATCAAATGCTTGATATAAAAGTTTGATTATTACTTATTTTGTCTAGGTAGACACTGGGCTATCATTACATCATgacctataaaataaaattgagaagcCTATGATAGTAATAATATGGGGAAAATAAGAATTGAGTTTTTCAGTGGCCACTGAGTAGTGGTACATGGTGAGAGGTGTTCTAGAAGATACTGGAGGCATCTCTGCACATGAACTAGTCTGTACTGGTAGATCCTTCATCTTTTGGTGTTTGACAGAGAAAACGAAAACCATATAAATTACTGAGCTGGTCTCTCCTTGAATATAGTTCAGTGTCTATTCAAGCCATAAGCCTCTTCCTTCAGTTCAAGGGACAAATGTGACAAACTTGAAGGAGAATGTAAATCTATGAGCATCAACTATAAAATTCCCCGAGaaatcttttttcttaatattttttaattgatttcagagagaaagggagagagagaaacatcaatgatgagagagaattattgatcagctgcctcctgcacgccctacattgaggatcaagcccgcaatccaggcatgtgccctgactgggaatggaactgtgacctcctggttcataggttgattctcaaccattgagccacaatgGCTTGTCCCTGCAGAATTCTTTTAACTATTGTGTGTGATGTTATTCATTGAAAATTCTAGAAGCCCCTTTGTTAAAATTCTGTAGTCTGTTCTTTAAAGGGAAAGTGGTGTCACTAATTGTTCATATTGCCCTCAAGATTAATTAaccccaaaaaatattttaaaggaagaaaagaaaattttaaaaggcaaatactTATAGGTGGGAAGATTTCTGGCAACTTTCTTGCTCATACACTGTAATTTGCATGGCACTGATTGACAAAACAGCTAGATAATATTAAACTCATTAgctaaatttttcattttcccttcctttGGCCCAGAACCTAACTTTCCATGGTATTATGTATTTCCCTTCACTTTTAGTTTTCTGTAATTCTTGTTTAACATTGCCCTGATGAACTAGACTCCAGGTATTGAACacagtatttttgttgttatttatacAATACAcatctgaatcagttaaaaatgttatgttgaaTGAGGTATATCACCATCAAACCCCAGCATAGGCCTAGGAGGAAAAGAATTACAATTCAACCTGACTCCAAATATTCAAACCCAACCCACTTCAAAAGTAATTTCCCCTCCTTGTCCTGGGGCAAGAACAATATCTAATTCCAATTAGTAATTTATTCAGACATTTGATTAATGGCTTCCTTCTCCCCAGGTTTAATGTCATGGGATTtggatttgaaaataaaaatattatagatcCTATCTTAAAGAACTGATAGTTATTGATCACAAACTGAGCTTTAAATACTACCAAGTTTTATAgagttaaaaattaataagacaTAGGATCCGCCCCCAAGCAGGTCAATGTCAATTCATAACACTGACATGATGTGAGTTAGACACTACATTCCACGCCCCTTCTCTCATTTATCCACCAATTCAAAAAGTAGTCATTGAGAACCTAAAATGTGTTTGCCATAATATAAGATTGGGATACATCAATAAACAAAGCAGGCAATATTCTCTATCTTTGTGGAGCCCATATTCTAGATTTGGAGGTAAATACAAACAATAAacagtataaataaataaattacatcagaaaataataaatcaaacagTCTCAAAACAATAGTGGGTTATAATAATTTTAGATGGGATTTTTCAGGGCACCCTTAATGAAAAGGTGGTATTTGAGCAAAATAATGAAGTGAGGCAATAAGTGGTCATGGGAGCACAGGAGATCTGTGAGGAATGCCTGTGTGGCAAGAGTGACTGGGGAGAGCAGGTGGCTTGAAAGAGAATGTGTTGACAGATTACCCAGAGCTTCTTAGGAACTAGAAAGGATCTTGCCTTTGATCCTGAGAGAAATCCAAAGGGTTTTATCCAAAGGGAAAACAtgatttgaattttgttttaaaaagacttcTCTGAAATGATTTCATGAGTTAGAAGGTATTGAAATAATATAGATAAAACATTATGGTAGCTTAGTCCAGGGTGGTAATGGTAAAAACAACGAGTAATGGAGGGGTTCTGGATATGTTATAGGTAAAGTTACATTTcatgggtgattttttttcttcttcaagctACTTTCTGATCTGCTTTATTCTATTCTTCactaaacatttttgaaaaacagcCTAGGCTCATAGTCTCCAGTTTATGAAATCTTATACATTCTTTCCCCAATACACTCACCCACAGCAATTAATTGAAAACCTTCTTcctaatgttataaatattttccaaaaatcaaaccccaagttttattttaattcttcatCTTGCTAAACTTCTGAGCACTGCTTTGGCTGGTTGCTATTTTGACAATTATTAGTTGACTTCTCCATTTTTTATAGTCTCATAAATTCGGTGACCTCTAGCTTTTGCCCCTAAtccattttcttcttgttttataTGCTTTCCTGAGATTACCTTGCTCACTACAGAACTTCTGCCatcagcaaatatattttttttcaatctccTTCCCAAATGACAAAGCTGCATTTATTACTAGTTATGGAACTTACTCGTCTGTCTGGCCTCAAGAATTTTAATCCTGATATGTTCTAACTCTTCTTACTCACAAAGGCTAAAGTCTGTCTCCTTCCTTTTATTCTGTTTCACTGATTACTCTCAACCACACAGTATAAAGGTCTAAAACACTTGACCTCACTGCTGCTTTCTTCATACTACTCTTCCCCCAAATCTAAAAGTTAACTGGGCTGCTTCTAATTCATAAACTCACTTTCTCCTCTATATTTGAAATTTCATTAACTAAATTATCTttctaattactttttaaaaactttatcttgagccctaactggtttggctcagtggatagagcgtcggcctgtggactcaaaggtcccagctTCTATTCCgatcaagtgcatgtaccttggttgagggcacatccccagtagggagtgtgcaggaggcagctgatcaatgtttctctctcatcgatgtttctaactctctatccctctcccttcctctctgtaaaaaatcaataaaatatatatttaaaaaaactttattttgattgttgaaagtactacagatgctcctttcccccctcccccccaccactgACCCCCTTcatcccacacctgcccctgccaggccttcactacactattgtctgtgtccatgggctatgcatatatgggTATAAATTCCTGGGCTTATCTGTCCCCACtaattccccacccccactttcccaCTGAGATTCTATAGTCTGTTttgtgcttctatgtctctgggtctattttgttcatcagtttattttgttcattagatgccacataagagtgagatcatgtgatatttttctttctctgactggcttatttcacttagcataatactctccaggtccctccatgctgtctcaaaggataagagatccttcttttttacagtggaATAGTATTtcgtggtgtaaatgtaccacagctttttaatccactcatcaacGGATGGACACTTTCTAGATCTTaaatattgtaaattgtgctttgtgaacatagggctgcatatattctttctgactggtgttttgggCTTAAAATAGATTCCTAAAaatggggtcactgggtcaaatgccagttccatttttaaattttttaggaaactccatgttgttttccatagtggctgcaccagtctgcattcccaccagcagtgcactagagtTATCTTATCTCCACATCTTCatcagcacttgccatttgttgatttgttgatggtagacattctgacagatgtgaggtgatacctcattattgtttaATCTCTCTgatattagtgactttgagtattttttcatatgactcttaacattctgtatgtccactttgcaGAAGTATCTATTGGGGTActtggtcctttgcccatttttaattggattgtctacCTTTCATTAAGATGTAtatgttccttatatattttgggaattatccctttatcagatgtataattggcaattatgttctcccatgtagtgggctctttttcattttgttgatggtttcttttgctgtgcagagctttttattttgatgtagtcccatttgtttattttctcctcagttcccttgccctaggacagtggttggcaaaccgcagctcctGAGCCACatacagctctttggcccctagagtgtggctcttccacaaaagacCACGTGTGGGCGcccacgtacagtgcaattgaaacttcgtggcccatgcgcagaagtcggttttcggcctgggcgagtctattttgagagcttgtttggaggttctagcaggggagcacagctactcgtatacccttgaccgaagaccggtcccctcctggggtgggggggggggggaaggttgtCCTCTTCGAcagagcgcgcagcttcgggagggactgCACATGGATCATGgattggtgagggaggagggggacacccgcctagccagccagatcagcccaatcaaccctggcgatcaatggggtgacagatgtcgcagccagatcgccctcacatccctattttgaagaagtggcgttagaagaagtgggggggggggggtcggtcgGTCTGGCGACGGGAGACATGGCACAGGCAGGGCCGGGGGAGACGCAGcacgggggaggtacattgttttgaggttcGTTCGCTGATGTGGacctcttccaactctcccattcacactcgtctatctgaaacaagtatacaagacgcgtgtggatgggagagttggaaggggtcgacttcAGCGAACgtgcctcaatcagattgaggacatttttagtaaaggccagtttaggagtaccctaattaagttaataacaatgtacctacctagatagtttaagtttaaaaaaattggctctcagaagaagtttcaatcattgtactgttgatattgggctctgttgactaatgagttatAGTAGTAATAGTAAAATAGTCTTCTCCAGGAAGGGTttatacctctttattatatgctgcaaggacattttatttatatccCAGGAGTGTTTTCACAAGTGATACCATATTGTTTCCATTCTATGTCATCAtcgccctaggagatgtatcagcaaacatattgctatgagagatgtctgtgattttgctgcctgtggtttcttccaAGGTTTTTAGGGTTTCACAACTTATATTTAagctttttatccattttgagtttattcttgtgtatagtggtctagtttcattttttgtttgtttgtttttgcatgtacctgtccaattttctcaacaccatttattgaagagactgtcttgactccattgtatgcccttgcttcctttgtcaaatgttaattgagggTAATGGCTCGGGTCAatatctgaattcttttttctgttcttctaagaacaagaacaagacagggacatccattttcaccactcttattcagcatactactggaagtcctagccacagcgatcagactggaagaaaaaatagaaggcatccaacttggaaaggaggaagtaaaactgtcattattcacagatgacatgatattacaTTACATAGAaatccctaaagactccataaaaattgaatttggcaacatagcaggatacaaaattaacacccagaaatcaaaggcattttttatacaccaaaaatgaactctcagaaagagaaactaaaaaaaaaccacaaacccAAGGCCATTTTATTTATATCCCAGAATTGTCTTCACAAGTGATATTATATTGTTTCCATTTCTGTGTCATCATTGCCTAAC
Coding sequences within it:
- the LOC132236529 gene encoding beta-defensin 110-like, with the protein product MKIHLFFFILLFWVTILPARKKFPQYGSVDMRKLCKKGNGRCKVECHETEIRIAYCIRPGTHCCLQR